Within Mucilaginibacter inviolabilis, the genomic segment ACGTGGGTAATTTTCCGCAGCAGGCATTAGTACAATATCCAAGTAACGTCTTGTTTTATTTGGCCATAGCTATCATCGTAGCCTGTATGCGTTTGGACAATGAAGAACAGGCAAAGATTATGGCTCAACCTCTTGCAAATGAACATAAATTACAAAAATGGAGTTAGGTAAATGGCGCTAGTATCAACAATAAAATCAAACCCTGGTTTAAAGCGTTTCGTGCACTGGTTAGTTGTACGTAGCGGCGAAGCTAAACCCAGATTATGGGTGCGTTGGTTTGTCAATCCATTTTTTCATAAACGGGGTAAAAAGTCGGTTGTGAGGTTTAAAGCTCGGATGGATATATTTCCTTTCAACAAATTCGCCCTGGGTAGCAACAGTATTGTTGAAGATTTGGCTACTATTAATAACGGTGTTGGTGATGTTATTATTGGCAATAATTGTGGCATTGGTATTGGTAACGTATTGATAGGTCCGGTGAATTTGGGCAATTACGTTATGCTTGCTCAAAACATTGTGCTTTCAGGTCTTAATCATGGGTATGAAGATGTCACCACGCCCCCACGTTTGCAAAAAGTAACCACCAAACAGATCACTATTCATGACAATGTTTGGATAGGCGCCAATAGTGTGGTAACAGCCGGTGTTACTATTGGCAAACATGCCATTATTGGGGCCGGCAGTGTAGTTACTAAAGATATACCAGAATATAGTGTTGCAGTTGGTAATCCGGCAAGAGTGATTAAAAGATATAATTTCACAACCAACAGCTGGGAAAAAGCGTAACAACTGATACATGAGCTTTTTAAAAAAAGTTATTAATAAGCACACACTTTCCTTAGCCAGTAACGCTATTATGCCGGTATTGGGGATGGCCATCTTATCGCTGATGGCCCGTTATCTTTCCAAGGCAGATTTTGGCGATTACATCTTTTTCCTGATCGTATTTACCCTGGCCGATACCTTTCGTACCGGCTTTATGCAAACATCTCTCATTAAGTTTTATGCAGGTACTGATAAAACACGGGCAGCTAACATAGCAGGCTCAGCCTGGTACCTGGGTTTTATGATTGTATTGGCATTTGGTATAGGTAATTTGCTGATGTACTTTTTCTACTTCGGTAATAATCCGAATATGTTTATGATCATCAAATGGTTCAGTGCGATATTTTTTTGTACACTACCTGCAGCCATAGCCATGTGGATACTGCAGGCAGAAGAACGCTTTGATAAACTATTCCTGTTACAGCTGATAAACCAGGGAGGTTTTTTTGTACTGATACTGCTGTTGATTATTTTTCACCAGGCAAGTTTTCAAAATGCCTTATATAGTTATCTTATTAACAATATAGTAAGCAGTATAATTACCATTATTATAGGCTGGTCAAAAGTAAAAACCATCAGTAGCAAAAGCTGGGCATCTATCAAAGAGTTGGCTCATTTTGGTAAGTTCAGTGTCGGTACCTCTATCAGTTCCTATCTGTTGCGAAGCTCGGATACCTTTATTATTAAGATGATGTTTCCATCTGAGTTGCTGGCTGTGTACTATATTCCTCAGCGTCTTATGGAGATATTTGAGATACCACTCAGGGCTTTTATAGCTACGGCCCTACCCGTAATGTCTGCAGCCGTCCACCGCGAGGATAAAAGATATGTATCTTATATCATGAAAAAGTATGCAGGTATGCTCACCATTGCCCTGATACCTATTGCCATAGTTTCATTTATAGCTGCCGATTTGATCATAGGGTTACTTTTTGGGGGTAAATACCAACATTCTGATGCTGGTAATATCTTTCGTATATTCATGTGCTTTGTAATGCTGCTGCCTATCGACAGATTTTTTGGAATTACACTCGATATCATCGGCAAGCCACAGCTAAACATGATCAAGGTATTTATTATGTTGACGGTAAATGTAATTGGTGATTTTGCCGGTATATTCATCTTCCATAATCTTTATGGCGTGGCTATTGCTTCTATATTCACCTTTTTTTCGGGGGCGATATTCGGTTACTGGGCTCTTAAAAAACATCTGGAATTTAAGATCGGAGACATATTTAAGCTGGGATATATCGAACTCATGGAGCTATTAGGTTTACTGTATCAAAAGCTACGAAAGAAGGAGTTGAAGCAAGACTAATCATGGAGTTGAAAAACAGGCATATTATTATATTTTCGCAAATGCAGTTTGATGGCCGCCTGGAGTCAACTAACTATACTATGGCCAAACATCTGGCTAAAGACAATTATGTATATTATGTAGACCGCCCTTTTACCTGGAAGGATTATATCAAGTTTAGAGATTCCAAAGAGTACAAGATACGTAAGCCGCATTTTTTTTCATCGACCAACAGTTATATTCAAACCGATATTCCGAATCTTAAAATTATCATTTCTCCTCCGGTGCCATCCATTAACATGCTACCCGAAGGTGTATTTTATCGGGCGGCAGTCAAATTCAATGAGGGTATTGTAGCCAAAAGGCTCAAGAAGGTAATTAAGCATCTGAATATCAAAGATTATATCTACATCAATTCCTATAACTACACCTACCCTACTTTTCATCAACTGATAAAACCGGTATTAACGGTTTATCATTGCGTTGATCCCTTGGTTGAAGAGTATCAGATCAGGCATGGATTGATATCAGAAGATATTGTTGTAAAAAGTGTCGACCTGGTTATCTGTACCAGCAAACAGTTAAGAGACAGCAAGAAAAAGTTAAACAGTAATTCCTTTTTTATTCCAAACGCCGCAAACATCACTCACAGCCAAAAAGCACTTGATCCGCAATTACCGGTAGCTGCTATTTTAGCAGACATCAAAAAACCGGTAATCGGTTATTTCGGAAATATAGAACGACGTATTGATTATGATCTGCTATCTGAATTATTACAACAAAATCAAGATAAGAACTTTGTTTTTGTAGGGCCTATTGACATCGATTATTTAGACCATCCCGTTTTCAAGGCGCCGAATATATCACTAAAGGGAGCAGTACCTTATGAGGAAATGCCTGCAGTTTTAAAGGGCTTTGATGTAGCTATTATTCCCTTTAAAAAAGACGATGTGAGTAATGCGATATTTCCATTAAAGCTATTCGAGTACCTGGGATCAGGCCGACCAGTAGTATCAACTGACTTTAATATCGACCTGCGCGAATTTACAGGAGATACGGTAAACTATTGTAGCAGCGTAGCTGAGTTTTCGGAAGCTTTGAATACAGCACTAAATGACACCGCCGATCTGCAGCAAAAAAGACTTGCGGTAGCTGCTGAAAATACTTGGGAGCACCGGATTTTAGAAATCGAAAACTTGTTGGCATTAAATTTAGATAGAGTATCTAAATAGTTAAATTTATAATATAACACTTCATAGATAATACACACATGGATATTATAAAACTAATAGCAACAGTAATTATGGATGTGCTTTTTATATACCTGGGTATATACTGCATTTATCTATTTATTTTCTCAGTCGCGGGGAAATTAATACCCATTAAGCAGCCTCCGGTTGCTTCTTCGTTAAGTCGGTTTGTAATTTATATCTGTGCTTATAAAGAAGATGAGATATTATTAAACTCTGCCGCAAGTGCCTTAACTATTGATTATCCTAAAGATCTGTTTCATGTTTGTATTATAGCAGACTCGCTAAAACCTGAAACCATTGAAAAATTAAAGCAAATGCCTTTGCAGGTATTGGAAGTTTTTTTTGAGAATAGCACTAAATCGAAAGCCCTAAATAAGGCTATCGAAAACACAGCCGACGGTTTTGACGCAGCCATTGTTTTTGATATCGACAACGTAGCTGCACCCGACTATCTGCACCAGATTAATAACTGGTTACAAGCTGGAGAAAAGGTAATACAAGGCCACAGGGTTGCCAAAAACTCCAATACATCAGTAGCTGTGCTTGATGGCATCAGCGAAGAGGTTAACAATCACATTTTCAGGAAGTCGCAATGGGTATTTAAATTATCGGCAGCTATAATTGGCTCCGGAATGGCGCTGGAATACAAGCTTTTCAAAGATACTATGAGTAAAATAGATGCCGTAGGTGGTTTTGACAAGGAGATGGGTTTGATACTTACCAGGCAAAAGATCAGCGTGGCTTATGCAGAAAATGCTTTAGTTTATGATGAAAAAGTAAGTAATCCTGAAGTATTTAAAAAGCAACGAAAAAGATGGCTATCAGCCCAGTTCAATCTGCTGCGTAAGTACGGCAGCAGTGGATTTGGTCAGCTGTTTTTACATGGCAACTTCGATTACTTTAATGAGATATATCAAATGTCCATATTACCCCGGGTATTGATGTTGGGTCTGATGCCTTTTATGCTTTTGATTTCCTTATTGCTTCCAGGCATAGGTCCGCATTGGTATTTGTGGCTTATCGCTACATGCTGCTGTTATATTGGTATTGTTGTTGCTATACCCAGAGAGTACTTTAACAAGCAATTATTTAAAGCGGCCTTAAAGCTGCCAATGATATTTTTC encodes:
- a CDS encoding glycosyltransferase is translated as MELKNRHIIIFSQMQFDGRLESTNYTMAKHLAKDNYVYYVDRPFTWKDYIKFRDSKEYKIRKPHFFSSTNSYIQTDIPNLKIIISPPVPSINMLPEGVFYRAAVKFNEGIVAKRLKKVIKHLNIKDYIYINSYNYTYPTFHQLIKPVLTVYHCVDPLVEEYQIRHGLISEDIVVKSVDLVICTSKQLRDSKKKLNSNSFFIPNAANITHSQKALDPQLPVAAILADIKKPVIGYFGNIERRIDYDLLSELLQQNQDKNFVFVGPIDIDYLDHPVFKAPNISLKGAVPYEEMPAVLKGFDVAIIPFKKDDVSNAIFPLKLFEYLGSGRPVVSTDFNIDLREFTGDTVNYCSSVAEFSEALNTALNDTADLQQKRLAVAAENTWEHRILEIENLLALNLDRVSK
- a CDS encoding acyltransferase, producing MALVSTIKSNPGLKRFVHWLVVRSGEAKPRLWVRWFVNPFFHKRGKKSVVRFKARMDIFPFNKFALGSNSIVEDLATINNGVGDVIIGNNCGIGIGNVLIGPVNLGNYVMLAQNIVLSGLNHGYEDVTTPPRLQKVTTKQITIHDNVWIGANSVVTAGVTIGKHAIIGAGSVVTKDIPEYSVAVGNPARVIKRYNFTTNSWEKA
- a CDS encoding oligosaccharide flippase family protein, with translation MSFLKKVINKHTLSLASNAIMPVLGMAILSLMARYLSKADFGDYIFFLIVFTLADTFRTGFMQTSLIKFYAGTDKTRAANIAGSAWYLGFMIVLAFGIGNLLMYFFYFGNNPNMFMIIKWFSAIFFCTLPAAIAMWILQAEERFDKLFLLQLINQGGFFVLILLLIIFHQASFQNALYSYLINNIVSSIITIIIGWSKVKTISSKSWASIKELAHFGKFSVGTSISSYLLRSSDTFIIKMMFPSELLAVYYIPQRLMEIFEIPLRAFIATALPVMSAAVHREDKRYVSYIMKKYAGMLTIALIPIAIVSFIAADLIIGLLFGGKYQHSDAGNIFRIFMCFVMLLPIDRFFGITLDIIGKPQLNMIKVFIMLTVNVIGDFAGIFIFHNLYGVAIASIFTFFSGAIFGYWALKKHLEFKIGDIFKLGYIELMELLGLLYQKLRKKELKQD
- a CDS encoding glycosyltransferase — its product is MDIIKLIATVIMDVLFIYLGIYCIYLFIFSVAGKLIPIKQPPVASSLSRFVIYICAYKEDEILLNSAASALTIDYPKDLFHVCIIADSLKPETIEKLKQMPLQVLEVFFENSTKSKALNKAIENTADGFDAAIVFDIDNVAAPDYLHQINNWLQAGEKVIQGHRVAKNSNTSVAVLDGISEEVNNHIFRKSQWVFKLSAAIIGSGMALEYKLFKDTMSKIDAVGGFDKEMGLILTRQKISVAYAENALVYDEKVSNPEVFKKQRKRWLSAQFNLLRKYGSSGFGQLFLHGNFDYFNEIYQMSILPRVLMLGLMPFMLLISLLLPGIGPHWYLWLIATCCCYIGIVVAIPREYFNKQLFKAALKLPMIFFTMLLLLFKLKGANKKFIHTPHDHTAA